ACCCGGACTGGCAGTCTGGGTCGGGTCTCTTGGGTACGGAATGGAATGAGCCTCGCCGAGTTCGGCTGGGTGATTTGTTGGATTTATACGATGCGTTCTGCTTTGACGGTTATGGCACTCTCTACAACCGCGGCTCCTTTGTTTATGAGGGCGCGCTGGAGTGGTTCTCCACGCTGCGCGCTGCAGGCAAGCAAGTTCGCCTCGTGACGAATGCGGCCTCGAATGTCGAATCGGTGCTTGCCGCCGAGGCTGATGCTCGCGGGTTTGACTTTACTGCAGGCGAAACCGTTTCTTCGGGAAGCCTTGCGGCATCGTTCTTCGAGCAGCGTTCTCGGACGGGGAACGCCATCCGGGAATTGTACTATATTGGCCGTCCTTCGGGTGTTGCCGTTCTGGAATCTTTCGGAGTCTCCGCAGTGGAAAATCCCGAATGTCCTGTAGTGGCGGTCTCGTCGGCGACTGCGGATGAATCGATGTTTGTGCACGCGGTGCGCATTTTGCAAAAGCCGGGTGCGACGTTGCTGGTGCTGAATTCCGATGCGTGGGCTCCGAACATAGACGGTTCTCGCTTGCCAGTCTCGGGCGCTCTTGCCGAACGTCTTCGTCGCGAATCGGGTTGCGACGATGTCCATTATTTCGGGAAACCTTTCCCCGCGATTTTTAACAAAGTAAAATTCAGTTTGCCTGCGGGCTCACGCATCCTCATGGTGGGCGATACGCTCGGGACTGATGTTATGGGCGCACGCTATGCGGGTATAGATTCCGCACTTGTCGTGGGGCGGAATGAGCCTGCGGCGGAATTGAAGGCGGATGAACGCGCTCTCGGGATTGTTCCCGATTATTACTTGGAAGTCTGATTGTCTTGCGGTGCCGCTGCGGAATCGGCGGGCTGCGCGCTTGTTTGCACGGGCGCGGAATTT
This genomic window from Fibrobacter sp. contains:
- a CDS encoding HAD-IIA family hydrolase: MDALELEIYKRYRNVIDPDWQSGSGLLGTEWNEPRRVRLGDLLDLYDAFCFDGYGTLYNRGSFVYEGALEWFSTLRAAGKQVRLVTNAASNVESVLAAEADARGFDFTAGETVSSGSLAASFFEQRSRTGNAIRELYYIGRPSGVAVLESFGVSAVENPECPVVAVSSATADESMFVHAVRILQKPGATLLVLNSDAWAPNIDGSRLPVSGALAERLRRESGCDDVHYFGKPFPAIFNKVKFSLPAGSRILMVGDTLGTDVMGARYAGIDSALVVGRNEPAAELKADERALGIVPDYYLEV